Part of the Vibrio penaeicida genome is shown below.
CCAAGCTGGTAGTACCTATATTACGGATTGTTATGTAAGGAGTCCGTCAAGCCGTGTAAAACTCTCTAGCGTATTGGTAAAGATCGACACATGAAAAACAAGGGAACGTCAATTCCCTGTCTTTTGTCTCTTTTGTTCAGGTTAATAACCCCTAATCTTCAAAATCTTTCAAATAGTCCTTGGGCGGAGGCGTCCAACTCCGCTCGGTTTGATCGTGCGTACCACGTCTGTTGCTATGTAGCGAAGCTTTCAATGTTTCTTCCAATTGCATAAATAATTTGCGGTAATTGTTGTCGAAACGCTGCTCGCCATCGGACTCACCTAACCAAGCTTTGTAAAGCTGTTCAGAGCCTTCTTGTTCCACATCGATATACGCGGCTTTCTGTTGTTCCACCTGAAAAGGGTGCATACCGATAGAACGCAGTGCCTCTGCACCGACTTCCAGCGCAGCATGAAAGGTTTCTTTTTCAATAAAATCCGCGCCCGCTTGGCGGAGATGGTATTCATGAACTCGATCATAAGCTCGAGCAAGTATTTTTACCTGTGGGTAGGTGTGTTTCACGTATTGCACGAGTTCTACAGCACTTTCCCGCGCATCCATAGCGACCACTAACAAACTTGCTTCTTCTATACCTGCGGTATGCAGAAGATCGGGGCGCGTGGCGTCACCAAAATAGGCTTTGGTATTGATTTTACGTAAGTTATCGACTTGCGACGCTTCGCAGTCCAACACGACGGTTTGAATATGGTTACTCACGAGGAGGCGATTCACGATCTGGCCGAATCGACCGACACCAGCAATGATGACTTTCCCCGTCTCTTCGATGGTATCTTCTTCACGTTGGTTTTCTTGGTCTAAATATTTCGGCACGATGACTTTATCAAACAGAATGAACAGTCCCGGTGTTAGGAACATAGACAAAGCCACCACCATGGAAAGTGTTTGCGCAAGCTCGGTTGGGATCACGTGGCTTTGAACTGTGAAGCTCAACAATACAAATCCAAACTCACCGGCTTGTGCGAGGCTAAGTGAGAAAAGCCACCTATCGCTGGCGCGAATACCAAACACAAAGCTTAAAATGAGTAGAACGAACGCTTTGAGCAACATAATGCCCATTGTCATTCCGATGATGTCAAAGAATTGGTTACCCAAAATATCGAAGTTAATACCCGCTCCTACGGTGATAAAGAAGAGTCCTAGTAAAAGCCCCTTAAATGGATCGATATTCGATTCCAGTTCGTGGCGAAACTCACTGTTGGCTAACACCACACCCGCGAGGAAGGTTCCAAGTGCCGGCGACAGCCCGACCAAGCTCATCAACGCTGCAATACCGACAACCAGCATCAGTGCTGTAGCGGTGAATATTTCCCGTAGACCAGAACTGGCAACAAAACGGAACAAGGGACGGCTGGCATAATGCCCTCCTACCATTAGTGCAACAATAGTAACAATAATGACAGAGCCATAAGCCCAACCGGGCAGCCCCGCCACCAAACTCATTTCTTCATGGTGATCGGACGCAGCTTGCGCGGCGCTTTGGGCTTTTTCTACCAATTCAGGTAGTGCAAGAAGGGGGATAAACGCCAACATTGGAATAACGGCAATGTCTTGGAACAGCAATACAGAGAAGGCGTTACGACCCCCTTCTGTTTTTGATAGCCCTTTCTCATTAAAAGTTTGAAGAACAATAGCGGTAGAAGAAAGTGCGAAAACAAGACCAATACTCAGTGAGATAGTCCAAGGTTGCTGCAACCACAATGAAATACCCATAACGGCCGCTGCCGTTAAACCAACTTGCAATCCACCGAGCCCAATTAGTCGGTTTTTCATCGACCACAGCATTTTGGGTTCCAGTTCTAAACCGACGAGAAACAGCATCATGACGACGCCGAATTCTGCAAAGTGCTGAATGGTGGTGGTTTCTTCACCCACTAATCCGATAACAGGACCAATAATGACACCGGCAATCAAGTAGCCCAAAACACTGCCTAACCCTAAGCGCTTCGCGATCGGAACCATAATGACGGCCGCGATAAGATAGATAAAAGCTTGTAAGAAATAGCTGGTCATTACGCGTCCTCCTTAAGTAGTGGTGACAAGTCGTTGGTGATTTTCTTCATAGAGGCAGCGGCTTCTAGATCCACCTTGTCTTCCACCAAGGCGGTGAGAAGCGTTTGGTATTTTTCCGCGTGACTGTTGATACGATTTTCTTCAGATGCCGTGCGAGAGCCAAATAAGACAAATGGGGCAAGGTATATCATCCCAGTTAAAGAAGACATTTGTTGCAGGGGCTGCAATAGCTCACCGATGGTGAAGTGGTTAAAGCCATCGGTGCAGTAGGCCTCTTCCTTTCCTCCCGCCGAAGTGACACACATAAAGTATTTGCCATGCAGTTCGGTTCCGGTCGAGCCATACGCAAATCCGTATTCAAGCACCAAATCTTGCCACTCTTTAAGAATGGCAGGGGTGGAGTACCAGTACATAGGAAATTGGAATATCACAACGTCATGGTCGCGCAGTCTTTGTTGTTCTTTATCTATATTGATATTGAAGCGCGGGTATTCGTGATACAGGTCGATAGCAGTGACGCCTTCCACGCTTTGCGCTGCATGAAACAATGGCAGGTTTACTTCTGATTGTTTGTGCGATGGGTGAGCAAACAGAACAAGTACTTTCTTTTGGGGCATTAGAGTTTCCCTTTTATGTTTTTTATACGAATACCATACAGTTTGTATCAGGTGTGTAACAACACCATTAATTTGAATGATGTATTCGAAAAACGAGTGGAAATTTTAGCGCTCGCTCACGCTTCTCTATTAATCAGAACTTTTTTCTACTCCTGCTTCTTCGCTCGTTAAAAATCAAAGTTGTTAGCGTGCTCTCTAGGTGCCTTAAAATGGTGATTTTGAGGGGTTTTAAGTTGATGATTTTTAAAGGTTTAAATTGTTTGTTTTTCAAAGAGTTAATCGGTAACGTAGCGGCGTCCAATTAAACGCGAGAGAGAACATGGAATTTAAGAAAAAACACTTTGTATCTGAAAGCTTCGTGCGAACCGATATGTCGGAATGGCGTTTTACCCAATGCACGTTTGACCAATGTGATTTCTCGCGAGCAGATTTAAGTGACGCGGTGTTTATCGATTGTCAGTTTTTTAAGGCGAGTGAGATAGAGGGTTGCCAGTTTCAATACACAAACTTGAAAGACGCAAGCTTTAAGAACTGCCAATTAGCCATGGCACAGTTTGTGGGGGCGAATTGTTTAGGTGCAGAATTTAGAGAATGCGACCTAAAAGGGGCGAATTTTGTTAAAGCCAACTTTGCCAACCGCGTCAGCCACCAAGTTTATTTCTGTAGTGTCTTTATTACGGGGTGCAATTTGTCGTATGCCAATTTCGAAAATGCCTGTATCGAAAAATGCGACTTGTTTGAGAATCGTTGGACAGGCGCGCTTTTGCAAGGTGCATCACTGCGTGGATCGGACTTATCCCGCGGAGAATTTTCGGAAGATGCTTGGTCTCAATTTCGCTTTGAGAATTGCGATTTAACCCATACAGAGCTTTACGGGCTCGATCCAAGAAGGATCTCTTTACAAGGTGTGAAGATTTGCGATTGGCAGCAAGAGCAGCTTTTAGAGCCACTTGGGGTGATTGTTCTACCCTAAAAAAATGCCCGAACATATCGGGCAAAATTGGGGATGTGTAACCGCTAAATTTACAAAGACTACAAGTTAGATAATTTAGATAACGTAATCTTTCTTACCTCCTTGTTTCCAAATAAAATGAACATGCGAACAACCTCAGCTTTGCAACGTTGAGGTTAAATAGCTATCGTGCCTGCCAGCCGCCGTCAACGGTGAGCACAGTGCCGTTTACATAGTTGGATGCGCGAGAAGCCAGAAACACTACCGCGCCTTCCATGTCTTCCGATTCGCCCCATCGCCCAGCAGGGATTCGGTTTAAAATCTCTCCGTTTCTCACTTTGTCTTTTCTTAGCGCTTCGGTGTTGTCTGTTGCCATATATCCCGGTGCAATGGCATTTACGTTGATATCATAGGGAGCCCACTCACAGGCTCCGATGCGAGTTAAACCTAAAACGCCTGTTTTACTCGCAGTATAAGAAGGCACCCGTATTCCACCTTGGAAAGAGAGCATAGATGCAATATTGATGATTTTCCCCGGGCGATTTAGCGCGACCCATTGCTTAACCATGGCTTGACTGAGAAAAAAAAGGGATTTGAGGTTGATGTCCATAACGCTATCCCATTCCTCTTCAGAAAACTGAATGCTGTCGTTTCTTCTGATAATGCCAGCGTTGTTCACTAAGATGTCTGGAATAATATCGATTGTTGCAAGGGTATCTACGATTGCATCAACTGAATTTTTTTCTCCTAAATCTGCCTCGATACCAATAAAATTTTTGCCAAGCTTTTCTATTTTCGCTTGTGTATGCATTGTTGAAGAGCGAGCTACACCAATAATGTTGGCTCCCGCTTTCGCTAAAGCGATACTCATCGCTTGTCCCAAGCCTTTTGAGGCACCCGTAACCAGAGCAGTTTTTCCTTCTAAATTGAATAGTTCCATGATGACCTCTTAGCGTATGTCTTGTGGAGCGACAAAATCCATGTCGTTGAATTCTTGATTTTCCCCTGCCATGGCCCATATGAAGCTGTAAGGGGTTGTGCCTACACCGCTGTGAATTGACCAGCTTGGTGAGATAACGGCTTGCTCATTTGCGATAACGATATGCCGAGTTTCATCGGGTTTGCCCATAAGATGGAAAATCTGAGTATCTTCTGATTCAGAGAAGTAAAAGTACGCCTCCATACGTCGAGCGTGGGTATGGCATGGCATCGTATTCCAGTTGGAAGAGTTAAGGAGTTCCGTTAACCCCATAACTAGCTGAGAACTTCTGCACACATCTGGGTGAATGTATTGATGGATAACTCGCTCATTGGATTTTTTGGACTCCCCCAAGTGAACTTGAACAGCTTCTGAACGCCTTACAAGGATTGTTGGGTGAGAGTGATGGCTCGGTGAGCTGCAGAGATAAAAGCGCGCTGGCTTATCTTTATCGACGCTTTCGAATGAGACGGAATGCGCGCCCTGACCAATGTATAGGGCGTCTTTATGATCTAAAGAAAATATCTCATCGCCAACTCGGATTCGACCTTCTCCACCTAGATTGATGGTGGCAGCTTCACGGCGATTGAAGAAGGTCAACCCCCCTAGCTCCTTACCTTCGGTAAGCTTAAGTGGTGAATTTTCTGGGGAAACCCCAGCAATGATCATCCGATCATCGTGGCAATAGTATTGCTGCACTTTACCTCGTTTAAATATCGATTCAATGAGGTAGCGGTCACGCAGTGTTTGCGTACCGTAGCTGCCGTAATCTTCGGCATGAGTCGAATAATAGCTTTTCATATTTCTTATTCCGTTAAATTTGAAACGAGTGAACCCAACCCATAAATTGCCAATGGGTTCACTCAATATTTTTTGTTAAAACTGATTTCTTATGGGTATAGCAGGTTTGGAAGCCACATAACTAAACCTGGCATAAAAGTGACGATGAGCAGGACGAAAACCAACGGCACCAAAAATGGCATGGTGGCCACGACACATCGCTCGAAACTCAATTTGGATATGCTGGACAAAACATAAAGAACAACACCAACGGGAGGTGTTAACAAGCTTATCATTAGGGTTAGAACCATAATCACACCAAAGTGCACGGGATCAACCCCGAGTTGTGTCACAGTAGGAAGCAATACAGGAACTAAGATTGTCATGGCTGCAATGGTTTCCATGAAACACCCAATAACCAGCAGCAAAAGCAAAATGATGCTTAAAACCACGTATTTGTTGTCGGATATTGTCATTAGCCCATCTGCCATTGCGGTGGCAATATTATGATTGGTGAGTAACCAAGCAAATATGGAAGCAGCAGCAACCACAAATAATACGACGGCCGTTGTTTCTATCGATTTGAGCGAAACTGCCGCTAACCTTTTTAAATTTAAACTCTTGTAGACAACCGCACCCAAAAATAATGCCCACGCTACCGCTGCAATGGCGGCTTCTGTTGGAGTGAGAACGCCTGTCGTAATTCCGCCAACCACAATAATGGGAGTGAGTAAGGACAAGAATGCGCCTTTACTGCTTGATGCGACTCTTTTCATTGAAAACGCACTGTCCACTGGGTAATTCCGACGCTTGGCGTACCATCCAATCATGACCATGAGCGCGACTGCCATCATAAGACCTGGAATTAACCCTGCTGCAAACAGCTTCCCTATAGACGCCGATGCCAAAACACCGTAAATCACCATAGGTAAAGAAGGGGGAATAATAGGACCGATAGTGGAAGAAGCGGCGGTGATTCCAACGGAAAACTCGCTGTCGTATCCTGCCTCGCGCATGGCTTTTATCTCAATCGCACCAAGCCCGCCAGCATCCGCGACCGCTGCACCAGACATACCCGCAAACACGACACTTCCGCCAACGTTTACATGTCCTAGACCGCCGGGTAGCCAACCCACTAGAGATTTCGCAAAGTCGAATATACGATTGGTTATCCCTGCGGAGTTCATTAAATTCCCTGCAAGAATAAAAAATGGCACCGCCAAAAGGGGGAAACTGTCCACACCACTTACCATTCGGTGCAGTACAACCATGCTTGGTAAACTGGCGTCGATCAAAATGAACAACAAAGATGCACCAGCTAACGCAACAGCGACGGGTAAACCAATTAGAATAAATACGGCGGCCGCGATAAATAAAATAGCAATCATGATGGATCCTCCGATGAATTGTCATCGCTATTCTTTAGACGTTTAATTGACCCATAGATCTCGATGATCAGCATTACAGCAAAAGAGGTAGCAACCGCTTGATATATAACACTTCTGGATAAGTCGATAGCCATTAGCTTTTGAAATTGCATGGCGTCCGCTACGGTTAAACATAAATAGACAGCACCGGCAAAAAACAGAGACTGCAATATCGAGTTAATCCAAATAACCTTTTTCTGATGAACCGCTGGTAGCTTGGACACAAAAAACTGTACGCTAATGTGCGCGTGCCTTTTTAACGCTAATGCGGCGCCAAAAAAGGTCAGAACAATCAGAATGTTTCGAGCAATTTCTTCTGTCCAAACGGCGGAATCGTTAAGAAAGTAGCGAGTAAAAAATTGGTAAAAAACAACAAAAGCCAATACCCAAAAAGCCAAAATACAAAACCACTCGAGTATGCCTATGCTACTCCACGTGAAATTTTTGTCTTCGTCTTCTATGAATCCGCTTGCTTCATCTTCTGTCTGTGTGATGTTCTGCTTGTCATGTTGCCCTGCGAGTGCCTCTCTATTTTTCTCCACATCTCGGAAATCTTGAGGGGTGCCCGTATTCTCTGCGTCTAACATTTCACGCTCCTAGAGGTTTACAATTTGGTTCGCTATGTCATGCGTAACGAACCAAATTGAATGGAAATTAAAGTTCTTGGAATCGTTTGTAGACTTCTTCCGACCAAGAAGCGTGTTTACCATTGTGAACCGACATTGCAGCCTTGCGGAATGCGTTACGGTCAATGTCTGTATTTATGTTGACGCCTTGCTCAACAAACCAAGCAACCAAGTCTTTCTCTGACTGGCGAATGTCGTTACTAGCACCAGCCGACGCTTCGACGAATACTTTTTTGAACATGCTTTTATCGCTATCAGACAGTTTGTTCCAAGTAGGTCCGCCAACAACTGTGACTAGGCTATCAATGATATGCCCCGTGAGATTGATGTACTTTTGTACCTCGTAAAATTTCTTGGCTTGGATGGTTGGTAAGGGGTTTTCTTGCCCATCAACAACACCTTGGGAAAGCGCTAAGTAAACCTCTGAGAAGGCGATGGGCGTTGCGTTCGCTTCGACCGAATCCGTAAACATCTGGAAGAGTGGGGCTGGTGGAACACGAAGCTTCATGTCTTTCATATCGGCAGGCTTAGATACAGGCGTGTTCGACGTCACCATACGTTGGCCATAGTAAGTAAGCGATTGAATGTTGTGTCCTGTTACCGATTTATACCCGTTACTTAAATCCGCGAACAATGAACTGTTCGCGTAAGCGTTAAAGTGATCAAAATTTCGAAGCATAAACGGCGCACTCGGTATTGCGAGTGGACCATAGGAACGGCCAACGAATGTTGAACCGGTATAAATAATATCGATCGTACCTAAGCTTAAAGATTCGTTGATTTCATTTTCTTTACCGAGCGACGCTGCAGGGAAAACTTGAACGTCGAATTTTCCATTACTGCGCTTGCCAATTTCTTCCGCTGCCCAAACAGCCCATTTATGGTAAGGGGTAGAAGTTTCATACACATGTGCCCATTTTAGCTTTTCTGCCGAGATTACAGCAGGAGAGAATAAGCTAGAAAGCGCTACTGTAGTCGCTGTTAAGCTCAGGGTTACACGTTTTAGCCATGTCCTTTTGTTCATTTTTTTCTCCTTAAAAAATTAAACGTGTTTCTATTATTCTTCAGGTTTGATTTGTATGCGTTGTCATCCTTTCGATTAAAAAACTAACACATGTATGTCATCATACAAGTTGTTTTTTTAACCAATTTGAGCTTTGTTTAGTATGCAATGATCTTCATCTTTGCGCGTGTAACCTTTTATTAACTTTTTGAAAAGTTGGACTTTTGGGAGATGCGGAAAGCTTAATTTTGGGGGTAAGAGAGAGAATTTGAATTTTCGTTATTGTGCGCAATGTCAATATTTATTATTTTTGAGACAATTTAAAAGGGCAGAATATAGTTGAAATGAACAAGTGTACGCACTTTGGATTTACTAGATGTTGTTTATTTCAATGAAATTGAATTAGGATGATGTAACCAAGCGATGTGAGACCAGCTTAACGCTTGAAGTTACGGAACTATTAAATAGAAATGAATAAAGTTGGTGGAGGCTATTTACTAAAATGTTAGGCAAAAGGAAAACACTGGCATCTCAACTTATTGAGAAAATAAAGAAAGACATCGTTGACGGTATTTTATTGCCAGGAGATAAGTTGCCATCAGAACAAAGCCTTATTAATCAGTACGGTGTAAGCCGAACGGTTGTCCGTGAAGCGATTGCAGGGCTAAGGGCAGACGGAATGGTGGTAACACGTCAAGGCATTGGGGCTTTTGTTACTGAAAACCCCGTGAGCAAATTAGAGCTATTTAATCCAACGACGTTAAAAGACATTCTGCATGTACTCGATTTGAGATTATGCCTCGAAACCAAAACAGCGAAGCTTGCGGCAGAGCATCATACTAAATCGCAATTAGCTAAAATTGCTGAAGCTTTGGGTGCTTTCAAGAACGCTGAATACAACTACGCTGAAGTGGCGATAGCGGACTTTCAGTTTCATATGGCGATTGCAAAGGCATCGGGAAACCCCTATTTCATCAAGTTACTAGAACACTTAGGTCCTCAAATCATTCCTCACTCTCGTATCGATTTATATCAAATGCCTGATGATGAAGCTGACTTTCTTGATCGTGTATATTTAGAACATAAGAAAATGTATGAATATATTGCAGAAAGAGATATTGAAAATGCTGGTAATACAATGGCTTCTCACTTAGAGAAAGGTATTTCAAGATATAAGAAGCTGGATTCTGAGTCCACTAATTAGGTATTAAGCTGTTTTATTTAATTGTTCATTTGTTTTTTAGTACTTTATTAAAATAGATAGGCTATTGTGTTTTACATCACATAAATAGCGTTATTTTACTTAATTGTATTGACAGTTTTAGCCATAAGTTAATAAGAATTGTCATGCGTTGTTCATTCTTTGTCGACAACTTCAATAGATTTGAGGTTGTTATATGTGGTATTCGACAAAGAAAGAACGTTAAAATTTTAGCCTCTTTTTTATGTCGTTTACTTTTCGATTTGTTCTTTGATCTTACTTAATCAGGTGGATCAAATAATTGAGAGGTAACAACGATGCACTCCTCAATTCAATGTAATCTTCGTAGGTTTCGTGGAGCAATGCTCTTTCCTTTGATGATTGCACTACCCCAACAACTCAGTGCTGCCCCGGTATCTAATGACTACGATTTTGTTATCACAGAAGATGGCACATATATCTGGTTTGTTGACGAACGAGCCAGAATTAACGACGGTGTACTTTACACATCCTATGTGAAAATTGATGGTTTTACGGGAATGTCTACGCTCGACTTAGAATCGGGTTCTAGAATCGGTGATGACATAGATCTCAGCAGTTTTCAACAGGCAGATGATCACAACAATGGTGCCATTCTTCCTTTGCAAAATGGAAAAATGATGTCGCTTTACACGCTACATGATGCTAGACGAACTCAGTACTATCGAGTCTCTAACACATCTCTTCCGCTGACATTGGAAGACTGGGGTGAAGAGAGGACGTATCCTATTCCTAAGACGGCTACGTACAATAATGCTTATCAGCTCTCTGCTGAGAATGGGAAAATTTACAATTTCTTTCGGGTTGGCACTCGAGATCCTTATTACGTTACCTTTGATGCCAATGGCGATAACCCCACTGAAGCAAAACACTTTATTCAAAATGGTACTCAATGGTGGGATAGGGCGTATGCAAAATACGCATCAAATGGGGTAGATCGAATTGATTTCTTCTTTACCGATGGTCACCCGACGCCAAAACGAACCAGTCTATATCACCTCTATATTAAAAACGGAAAAACATACAAATCCGATGGGACGCTCATTGGAAATCTAGATGATGCTCCTTTTGTTGTTTCGGATGGAACGGTGGTTTATCAACAAGGTGAAGATGGGACAAATCGCTCTCCTTGGAATCATGAAGTTCGCTATGATTCTTCGGGTAACCCTGTCCTCCTCTATAGCCACCAATATGACAAAAATACCATCGACTATTACATGGCGACATGGAATGCATCGACGAACCAATGGGACAAAATTTGGGTCGCGGACGCAGGCGATGCTCTTATTCCCGAACCGATGACTGCGCCTGATGGAACAAGGTTTGGAGGGTCTCAAATAGATTATGCTGGTGGTATTACCCTTAACCCATACAATCCGAACGAGATATTCATTTCCGCTAATGTTAATCCAGCGACTGGTTTAGATACGGATAAGTTTGAAATTTACAAAGGTGTGTTAAGCGGAACAAGTTTTACTTGGGAAGCCTTAACCTCAAATTCTCCAGATAACAACTATCGTCCGTTTGTGCCGTTTGGAGCGGAAAGCTCGAATGAGCAGGTCGTAATTTGGTTTACTGGCAAGTATGAGTCTTTTGTTAATGGATATAAAGATCTGCAAAGTACGGGTGAACCTCACTATTTCAAAGGCTATGACTCGAAAATCGTTGGGAAATACATCAATAACCCGATTGCCTACATAGCCAGAACGTGCCAAGCGGTAAACATTTCTCCTTCCTCATCAAACACTACCGCTTATGGAGGCAGCCAAGATAAAGGAAATGCGACATTCGCTAATAACGGTATTTCGCTAACGGGGAATAGCTGGAAAGCCATTGATATTGACTATCGTGTCACACCTAACACCACAGTTTCTTTTGAATTCAAATCCGACGTTCAAGGAGAAGAACATGCGATAGGTTTGGATAACAATTTGTCGGTCAGTAATCGTTTACGTGCTCGTCTATACGGTACCCAGAAAGATGCCAATATTGAAGGTGCATTTGATACTTATCATACCAGTGGTGAATTTTCGCGCTTTATCACCCCAATTGGCAAATCGATAGGAAATCAGCCATTTAGTGCTAACTATCTGGTTGTTAATGCTGATGATGATGCAGCAGCATTAGGAGATTCTACTTTCCGAAACATGTCCATATTTGAAGATTACAGCGACGTTTACTTTAGCCGTAATCAGGTTGATGTTTACGATCCTAATCAAGGGGATGGTGGAACATTTCAGGTATCCCCAGATGGGAGCACTTTGTCTATCGCTAACAATGCGTGGCGAGTGGTCGAGTTACCGTATGACATTACACCCAATACGGTAATCACCTTTGATTTCAAGAGCGCCCAGCAAGGCGAATTTCACGGCATAGCTCTGGATAAAGATCGGACTCTTAACAATGGTGAAACGCGCTTCGCCCTTTATGGAACGCAACCAGATTCTAACTCCAATGAATTGTTTAAAACATACGATGCGAGCGGCGAGTTCCAGCATTTCAGCATTCCCGTGGGTCAATTTGCAACGGCAGAGAGTACTAAATACCTTCTCCTGATTGCTGACCACGATAACGGTGAGAAGAATGGCGAGTCCGTATTTCGTAATGTCCGTGTCTTTGATGATGCAAATGGAAACCTGATCGATGATCGCTGCGATCCTGCTCTTTAAGGGTTATGAGCTCTAATTAATTTTTAACTAAGGATAGTTAAGATGAAAAAATCAACAATGCTTAAGCTTTCATTGCTAAGTGCTGTATTCTTAAATTCGACAGCGTTTGGGGCGTACAAATTTACCCCAAACGACATGCTCAATACGTCAAAACTCGTTCATGACTATTGGGTTGATAACGGATTTTACGATA
Proteins encoded:
- a CDS encoding BNR-4 repeat-containing protein → MLFPLMIALPQQLSAAPVSNDYDFVITEDGTYIWFVDERARINDGVLYTSYVKIDGFTGMSTLDLESGSRIGDDIDLSSFQQADDHNNGAILPLQNGKMMSLYTLHDARRTQYYRVSNTSLPLTLEDWGEERTYPIPKTATYNNAYQLSAENGKIYNFFRVGTRDPYYVTFDANGDNPTEAKHFIQNGTQWWDRAYAKYASNGVDRIDFFFTDGHPTPKRTSLYHLYIKNGKTYKSDGTLIGNLDDAPFVVSDGTVVYQQGEDGTNRSPWNHEVRYDSSGNPVLLYSHQYDKNTIDYYMATWNASTNQWDKIWVADAGDALIPEPMTAPDGTRFGGSQIDYAGGITLNPYNPNEIFISANVNPATGLDTDKFEIYKGVLSGTSFTWEALTSNSPDNNYRPFVPFGAESSNEQVVIWFTGKYESFVNGYKDLQSTGEPHYFKGYDSKIVGKYINNPIAYIARTCQAVNISPSSSNTTAYGGSQDKGNATFANNGISLTGNSWKAIDIDYRVTPNTTVSFEFKSDVQGEEHAIGLDNNLSVSNRLRARLYGTQKDANIEGAFDTYHTSGEFSRFITPIGKSIGNQPFSANYLVVNADDDAAALGDSTFRNMSIFEDYSDVYFSRNQVDVYDPNQGDGGTFQVSPDGSTLSIANNAWRVVELPYDITPNTVITFDFKSAQQGEFHGIALDKDRTLNNGETRFALYGTQPDSNSNELFKTYDASGEFQHFSIPVGQFATAESTKYLLLIADHDNGEKNGESVFRNVRVFDDANGNLIDDRCDPAL